One stretch of Toxoplasma gondii ME49 chromosome XI, whole genome shotgun sequence DNA includes these proteins:
- the ROP1 gene encoding rhoptry protein ROP1 (encoded by transcript TGME49_309590), with protein sequence MACRQLLCSVQNLLFYFLPDIYCTDFDTMEQRLPIILLVLSVFFSSTPSAALSSHNGVPAYPSYAQASLSSNGEPRHRGIRGSFLMPVKPHANADDFASDDNYETLPSFVEAPVRDPRQVPGRGEAALGTEETPGQQPPVALGSAEGEGTSTNESASENSEDDTFHDALQELPEDGLEVPPPNAQELPPPNSQELPPPNSQELPPPNSQELPPPNAQELLPPTEQDLPPPTEQELPPPVGEGQGLQVPGEHGPQGPPDDDQQLLLEPTEEQQEGPQEPLPPPPPPTQGEQPEGQQPQGPVRQNFFRRALGAARSRFGGARRHVSGVFRRVRGGLNRIVGGVRSGFRRAREGVVGGVRRLTSAASQGLRRAGEGLRRGFTRVRGALRGRGRAADGASSVRERFGAASGRVRDAFSAGLTRLRRRGRTSGEEGRPLLGEGREQDDGSQ encoded by the coding sequence ATGGCTTGTCGTCAGTTACTTTGTTCAGTACAAAATCTTTTGTTTTATTTCTTGCCTGACATATACTGCACTGACTTCGACACCATGGAGCAAAGGCTGCCAATTATTCtacttgttctctctgtgttcttcaGTTCAACCCCAAGCGCCGCCCTTTCGAGCCACAATGGAGTCCCCGCTTATCCATCGTATGCACAGGCATCGCTCTCTTCCAACGGCGAGCCACGGCACAGGGGCATACGCGGCAGCTTCCTCATGCCCGTAAAGCCACACGCAAACGCTGATGACTTCGCCTCCGACGACAACTACGAAACGCTGCCGAGTTTCGTGGAAGCTCCTGTCAGAGACCCGCGCCAAGTCCCtggcagaggagaagctgctCTTGGCACAGAGGAGACTCCAGGACAACAGCCGCCGGTGGCTCTAGGCAGTGCAGAAGGGGAGGGGACCTCCACTAATGAATCCGCCTCCGAAAATTCTGAAGATGACACGTTTCACGATGCCCTCCAAGAGCTTCCAGAGGATGGCCTCGAAGTGCCCCCACCAAATGCACAGGAGCTGCCCCCACCAAATTCACAGGAGCTGCCCCCACCAAATTCACAGGAGCTGCCCCCACCAAATTCACAGGAGCTGCCCCCACCAAATGCACAGGAGCTGCTCCCACCAACTGAACAGGATCTGCCCCCACCAACTGAACAGGAGCTGCCCCCACCAGTGGGCGAAGGTCAAGGTCTGCAAGTCCCTGGGGAACATGGACCACAGGGGCCCCCAGATGATGATCAGCAGCTGCTTTTAGAGCCTACGGAAGAGCAACAGGAGGGCCCTCAGGAGCCGCTGCCACCGCCGCCGCCCCCGACTCAGGGCGAACAACCCGAAGGACAGCAGCCGCAGGGACCAGTTCGTCAAAATTTTTTTCGTCGGGCGTTGGGGGCCGCAAGAAGCCGATTCGGAGGTGCACGACGCCATGTCAGTGGGGTGTTCCGAAGAGTCAGAGGTGGTTTGAACCGTATAGTAGGTGGAGTGAGAAGTGGTTTCAGGCGTGCAAGAGAAGGTGTCGTTGGGGGAGTCCGTCGTTTAACAAGTGCTGCCAGTCAGGGTCTCCGTCGTGCAGGAGAAGGTTTACGTAGGGGTTTCACTCGTGTAAGAGGAGCTCTCAGAGGTCGTGGTCGTGCAGCAGATGGTGCCAGTAGTGTAAGAGAAAGATTCGGTGCCGCAAGCGGGAGAGTCAGAGACGCTTTCAGCGCGGGATTGACGCGCCTCCGCAGGCGCGGCAGAACTAGTGGCGAGGAGGGCAGGCCCCTACTgggcgaaggaagagagcaggATGATGGATCGCAATAA